The genomic DNA CTCAATCTCTTCTGGAAGCAGGACAACAGCCTCAATTTCACCAAGAACTTCGCATCTGGGACCATAACACCGAAGCATGCCATTTTCGGACATCCTTCTCCTGATTCTTGGCCTTCCCCGTCTTCGTTGTTGTCCCTCTTCACCATTCGCCGGCATCATATGTGGTCAAGTTCTTGAGACAGGTTCTGTGTGATCTCATGTATCGCTTCCGATGCAGCGCCGGACATACGGGTAACCGGAACACCCTGCCTGGTTGCATTCAGAACGGTGCGGTCAAACGGAATCAGGCCAAGGACCAGGATTTCGTTCTCAGCAGCGACCTGGAGGATATCTTCGGTGATGTTCTGATTAACATCAGACCGGTTGATGACGAGAAACATCCGGACCCGGAATGACCGGCAGAGGGTAATGAGCCTCTGGAGATCTGACTGGGCTGATGTACTGGGTTCGGTGACAAGTATCGCTATCTGAATACCGGTGATGGTGGAGATAAGAGGGCAGCCAATTCCAGGCGGGCCGTCAATCAGAACAAGCGGCACATCCGGATGCAATAATCCTGCTTCCTGTCTCAGCCGGTGAACCAGTAATCCAGAATTTCCCGAACCAGGAGTCAGTGACCCATACAGAAGTGGTCCTGCAGACGTATCCGCATAATGAATCATCCCGGTGATGCGGGATTTCATGCTGACGGCATCTTCAGGGCAGACAATTGTGCAGGTTCCACATCCCTCACACCGGTATGGAACAACCTCATAGATTTCACCGACCTTTTGGATAGCATCATACACACATGCCTCTGCACAGATGCCACAACCAATACATGATTTCGTATCGATAACCGCACCGTCCATCCCCCTGAACTCCTGGGTTTTGAGGTCTGTTGGACTGAGCAGCAGGGAAAGGTTTGCAGCATCGACATCAGCATCAATGAGGACTTTATCCTGAGAGAGAAGGGTTGCAAGAGAGGCAGTCAGTATTGTCTTCCCGGTGCCTCCTTTTCCACTGACAACGGCGATCTGAATCATGAAGCCCCTCCGGCATATGCAAGAATTTTCTCACCAAGTTCCTTGAACTGTTCAAACCAGGCGGGATCTATGCGGGAAATAAGGTCGCCATTATTCTGGGCTTTCAGCAGGGGAAAATCCAGGGGAATTTTCATCAGGACAGGAAGACCACGGCCTGAACAATACTCTTCAATATGTTCATCACTCCCTTCACTCCGGTTGATAACAACCACAGCCGGGATATTCAGAACGT from Methanospirillum hungatei JF-1 includes the following:
- a CDS encoding ATP-binding protein; protein product: MIQIAVVSGKGGTGKTILTASLATLLSQDKVLIDADVDAANLSLLLSPTDLKTQEFRGMDGAVIDTKSCIGCGICAEACVYDAIQKVGEIYEVVPYRCEGCGTCTIVCPEDAVSMKSRITGMIHYADTSAGPLLYGSLTPGSGNSGLLVHRLRQEAGLLHPDVPLVLIDGPPGIGCPLISTITGIQIAILVTEPSTSAQSDLQRLITLCRSFRVRMFLVINRSDVNQNITEDILQVAAENEILVLGLIPFDRTVLNATRQGVPVTRMSGAASEAIHEITQNLSQELDHI